The stretch of DNA CGTATGAATATAGATGGTGCCAATTCCGGAATACTATCTGACATGGGTTTTGACTGGAAATTAGGGACGGGCATATTCATGATAGGAAGAGTTCCAGCCATTGTATCCCATATCCACGAAGAAAAATCCGCTGAAACTCCTTTTAGAAAGTTTGTTGAAGTTGATGACATCTATTATAATGGTTCAGAATCCAGAAATATTGATACAGATAGAGCAGAACTACATACTTCTAAATAAGTCTCATACTCTTTTTCATACTTCGAAAATTAAATAGCAAAAGATAAATATAAGCCTTAATAGATTTCCGTTTATCATGGTCATATTAGGGTGATTTAAATGACAACGATGTCGGAAGCGATTACAACGATAAAAAAGGCTGAAAGTGATGCCAATAAACTAATAGAGGACACAGAAGCCAAGTCTTCTGAAATGGTCCAAGAAGCCAAATCTAAATCAAAAGAAACCATAGAAAAGGCCAAAGAAGCGGCCAATAGTGATGCTGAAAAGATCACTTTTGAAGCCGAAACTAACGCCAAAAAGGAAGCATATCAAATAAACAATCAAACCACTGAAAAAGTAGAGATAACAAAAACAAAAGCTACCGGTATGGTTGATGAAGCTGCTGAAGTCATTGTAAAAAGCATATTATAGTGTGAGAACCATGTTCAAACCGGCAAGGATGAAAAAGCTCAGGATAATCACCCTGGACAAGTACGCTGATTCTGCAGTGAGTTCACTTCACGAAGAAGCTTTAGTCCAGATCGAGGATATATCCGAGCGCATACAACAGGACGCAGAATGGAGACAAATCTTAAAGCCCTCCAGCGCCTCTCCTTTTACCGGTAAAATTTCTTCCCTTTTGATGAAAACCTCAGGAACTGTTGATTTTCTAAAATCAATGGCCAAGAAAGAGAAGGGAATTTTACCCTTGGTTAAGGGTTTCATAAACCCACCACCCATTCTTAAAGTAGAAGTAGAAGCTCTGGATGTTGAAGAACTAATTCAAAAAGCCGAAAAAATCCTGGGAAAAGTTGAATCTCAAACTAAACCCAAGGAAGAAAAAATAAACCAGCTCGACTCTAGGAAAACTGAACTTGATAATGCCCTTAAAGTTGCTGGAAGTCTTTCGAATTTTGATGTTGATCTTGGTCTTCTGGAAGAATCTAATTATGTCTCTTTTATTGCGGGAAAAATATCCTCAGGATACTATGATGATTTCATTGGTAGTCTGAAGGATTTAACCGACGAAATTATAGTTTTTGACCAGGAAAGTGAATTGAAAGGATTTAAAATACTGGTCATCGTAACTGTGAAAAAACACACCGAAGAAGTTCTAAGTCAGTTGCGTAAGATGGAGTTTGAAAGATTTGAATTTTCAGGTCTTTCCGGTAAACCAGGGGATATAATCCAGAAATCAGAATCTGAACTGGAATCTATAGCCCTGGAAAAAGAATCTGTTTTAAATGATCTAGCAGACATATCTGCTGAATGGTTTGAAAAACTCAGAGCTCTTAAAGAAGAGTTAGAAATCGAAAAACAACGCAACGAAGTGTTTTCTTCCTTTGGTGAAACTGAAAAAACTGTTTTGTTTGAAGGATGGGTGCCCGAGAAAAAACTCAAAAAGACTCTTTTAACCATCGACACATCAACTGAAGGTCATTCCATTGTGGATGTTGCTGACCCTGATGTGGAAAAGGATGAAATCCCTGTTCAACTGGATAACCCCAAATTTGCCAAACCCTATGAAATGTTTGTGCACATGTATTCTCCCCCAAACTATCGGGAGATTGACCCCACTATCCTCATGGCAATCGTATTCCCATTTTTCTTCGGTTTCTGTCTCACAGAATCCGGTTATGGTATAGTCGATGCCCTTGTGGGTTACATTATATTCCGGGGACTGGGAAGAAACAGTAAAACCATGGCCAACCTTGGTCTGATTATGGTTGCCTGTGGAGTATGGGCTGTAATACTGGGACTGGTTACCAACAGTTTCATAGGAGACTTTATACCCCGGTTTATCTGGGGAGATCCAACTATGGCCATTCCAACCACCATTCCCTCCATAAACTCCTTCGCACACCCAGAAAACATCCTCATAGTCGCATTAGCTGTGGGTATTATACATTTAAACCTGGGTTTAGCAATTGGAGCATACAACAATATAGTCCGAGGAGACACTAAAGAAGCGTTAGGAGCTCAAATTGTGTGGTTTATCCTGGAAGCAGGTATTGTATTACTGGCATTAGGATACCTCTTATTTGGAGGAGGAATATTAATGTACGCCGGAATAGGCGTCTTAGTATTAAGCTTAATCATGCTGGTTTATTTCAACGGCCTGTTTGGAATTATGGATTTGTCCGGTTTCCTGGGAAATGTCTTATCATACGCCAGACTACTGGCACTGGCACTTTCCACCGGTGGGATCGCAATGACAGTGAATATATTAGCTGGAATTTGTGGTGAAATGATCCCTCTGATTGGAATAATAATCGCACCAATAGTATTTATTGGAGGACAGATCGCAAACCTTTCCTTCCAGACACTAGGTGCGTTCATAAATGCATTACGTTTGCATTACGTTGAGTTTTTCGCTCAGTTTTACATAGGCGGAAGTCAGAAATTCAAGGCTTTCCGTGCCAAAAGAAAGTTTACGAATATAGGAGGAAAATAACATGGTAGAAGTCGCTTTAGGAACAGCATTAGCAGCAATCGGCGCTGGATTAGCCGTCGGTTTCGCAGGATTAGGATCAGGTTTAGGTCAGGGAATAGCAGCAGCAGGAAGTGTGGGTGCTGTGGCAGAAGATGAAGATATGTTCGCTAGAGGTATTATCTTCACTGCACTGCCCGAAACTCAGGCTATTTACGGATTTCTAATTGCTATACTGCTTATGGTTTTCACAATTATGGCTAATAAAGCACTACCCGCATCATTAGGTCTGGTGGCAATAGGTGCAGGAGCCGCAATAGGATTCGCCGGTCTTGGTTCTGGTATGGGTCAGGGTATAACCGCATCCTCAGCAGTAGGAGCAGTAGTTGAAAACGAAGACATGTTTGCCAGAGGTATCATATTCACCGCCCTACCAGAAACCCAGGCTATTTACGGGTTCCTGATTGCTATACTCCTCATGGTATTCGGTGGAATTCTGGCAGGATGATAAAGATGAGCGCCGGGACAGATAAGATAGTCTCAAGTATAATGTCTGATGCCCAGATAAAAGCAGAATCCATATTAGCGGAAGCTGAAAAGGAAAATGAATCCATTCTCTCTGAAGGTGAAGCACAAGCAACAGCTGAAAAAGAGAAAATCTTAGAAAACGCCGAAAAACAGGCAAAAATGAGGTATCAGCAGATTATCTCAGAAGCTAAGATGAACTCTAGGAGAATGGAACTTGAGGCTCGAGAAGAAGTAATTGAAGAAGCATTCAAAAAAGCAGAAGAAAAGCTTAAGGAAATAGCTTCTTCAGATGCAGCTGAATACAAAGCATCTCTTGAAAAAGTAATCAAAGAAGCTGGTGCAGAAATTGGGGGAGGTGATCTCCTGGTCTTCGTTAAAGAAAGCGATGTGGCCAAAATAAAAGGTAACCTACCCACCATTGAAAAAAGTATCAGCAATCAAACAGGTAACCCTACTAAACTGGAGATGGGAACAAACATCAACACCATTGGCGGAGCTATTCTAAAAACCAAAAATGGTGATATAGAGGTTAACAACACCATCGAAGCAAGGATGTTAAGATTCAAAAAATCTCTAAGATCTGAAGTTGCCGGGATACTGTTCAAATAGGGGAGATTTCACATGGCAGAGGACATTACTTCATTAGTCACTGGACTGGGATTTCCCTCTATTGAATCTTTTTTAGCAGCAGTAATTCTAGTACTGGCCATCTTCGGAGCAATCGTAGTTATAGCAACCATCCGACCCGTTCTGAGCATGTTTCCATACACATATCCCAATGCACGTGTAAGGGCCAGAATAGGAAGGATATTCAATGAAAAACAGTTTCAGGAAATCATTGAGGCTGCGAACATTGAAGAAGTTAAAAACTACCTCCGAGGATTCCCAGATTACGCAAAATACATTGATCAGTACCCCCTGGAAAAGGCTCTGGACACCCAGCTTGCTGAAAACTACGATTTAGTAGCAAGGATAACCCCTGAAAACAGCAGAGATGCTTTCAAGTTTCTCCTGAAAAAATGGGACATAAAAAACATAAAAAGTATAATAATCGCTAAAGAAGCAGGGTTAAGTCACGAAGAAACCCTAGACCTAGTGGTTCCATTCGGTGATCTTGCCGATAAACTGGACACACTTATAGACGCTGACAATGTAAATGAAGTGTTAAGTGCCCTGGAAGGAACAGAATACACCCCTATCCTTGAAGATGCCATTCCCACTTACCAGGAAACAGGAATGATACTACCACTGGAAGCTTCCCTGGACAAGTATCTCCTGGAAAACCTTCTCAGAAGTGTAACCACCCCTGAAGATGACAACACATCCTATCTAAAGACTTATGTGGGAAACATCGTTGATGGAACCAACCTCAAAATCATCTTAAGGGCCAAAGTGGATGGATTAAAATTCGAGGATATCGAACCTTACATGATCAGTGACGGTTACCAGATACGAGAATGGAAACTTAAAGATCTCATGGAAGCAGAAGATGTTGCCGGTGTGGTAAGTGGTCTGGAAGGAACAGACTATGCTCCAATATTAGCAGAAGCCATGGCTACCTACAACGAAACAGGCTCCATTGACGCATTTGAAAGTGCACTGGATAATAATGTGACCGAAACCGCCAAAAAGATATCTTTAAAGAATCAGTTCGGAATCGGACCCATGATTGGATTTTTAAGCAGAAAGGAAAAGGAAATCAAAAACCTGAAAATCATTGTCCGTGGTAAACGCGAAGAAGGATTCACCCCTGCTATGATTAAGGAGATGTTAGTATGAGTTCAAAAATAGCAGTAATGGCAGATCCTGACACCGTCACCGGTTTCATGCTGGGAGGAATCAAGGATGGATTTCCAGTCAGCAATATGGACGAAGCAGGAGATAAACTGAAGGAACTAACCAAGGAGTACTCTATTATTATAACCACTGAAGAAATAGGCGATAATTTCAGAGAAATGATAGATAAGATAAGCAGTGAAAGTGCACTGCCTATGATAATTGAAATTCCAGATAAAAAAGGCTCAGTAGATCGGGAATCAGACCCAATCAGAGAGCTTATAAAACGAGTAATCGGGGTTGAGATGGTAGAATGACTCTCGAAGGAAAGATAATAAAGATAGCGGGTCCTGTTATAACCGCAGACGGTATGAGAGGGACCCAGATGCATGAGATGGTAAAAGTAGGTGAAGACAAGCTCATCGGTGAAATCATCGAACTTGAAGGCGACACCGCCACCATCCAGGTTTATGAAGAAACAGCCGGTATGAAACCCGGAGAAGTAGTAGAAAGTACAGGAGGCCCATTATCCGTGGAATTGGGACCTGGAATTATCGGTTCTATATTTGACGGTATACAGAGACCACTGGAAACCATTAAACTTGCTGTGGGAGATTACATTGAAAGGGGTGTGGATGTACCCTCACTACCTAAAGATAAAAAATGGACCTTCAAACCCATAGCCACAGCTGGCAGTGAAGTTAAAGGTGGAGACATTCTGGGTGAAGTGCAGGAAACCTCTGCAGTAGTCCAGAAAATAATGGTCCCCCCAAGAGTCAGCGGTACCCTTAAAAGTATCGTTGGTGAAGGCCAGTACACCGTGATAGATGATATCGCAGAAGTGGAAACTCCTAAAGGCCCAGTTAAAGTGCAGATGATGCAAAAATGGCCGGTCAGGGTTGGTCGACCTTACAAGGACAAGTTAGACCCAGACATACCACTGGTAACAGGTCAGAGGGCACAGGACACTTTCTTCCCTGTGGCTAAAGGTGGAACCGCAGCCATACCAGGACCATTCGGATCAGGTAAGACTGTTACCCAGCAGCAGCTGGCTAAATGGGCCGACGCAGACATCATCGTCTACGTAGGATGTGGTGAAAGGGGTAACGAGATGACTGAGGTTCTAAAAGAATTCCCAGAACTCGAAGACCCTAAAACCGGTAAACCATTAATGGACCGAACTGTACTTATTGCTAACACATCCAACATGCCAGTGGCAGCCAGGGAAGCCTGTGTGTACACCGGTATAACCATAGCAGAGTACTTCCGTGACCAGGGCTACGATGTGGCTCTAATGGCAGACTCCACCTCCAGGTGGGCAGAGGCCATGAGGGAAATCTCCGGACGACTGGAAGAAATGCCTGGTGAAGAAGGATACCCTGCATACTTGGCATCACGTCTAGCACAGTTTTATGAACGAGCAGGACGAGTTAACACCGTGGGAACTGAAAGCAAAGTCGCATCAGTAAGTGTAGTTGGTGCAGTATCACCACCTGGTGGGGACTTATCAGAACCTGTTACACAGAACACCCTGCGTATATGTAAAGTTTTCTGGGCACTGGACGCATCCCTAGCAGATAAACGTCACTTCCCATCCATAGACTGGCTACAGAGCTACTCATTATACGTGGACAGTGTGGAAGACTGGTGGGAAACCACTGTGGGCGCAGACTGGAGAGCAACCAGGGACGAAGCCATGGCCCTACTCCAGAAAGAATCCGAACTTCAGGAGATCGTGCAACTGGTAGGACCGGATGCACTGCCTGACCGGGAAAGGATCACTCTGGAAAGTACCCGTATGATACGGGAAGATTTCCTGCAACAGAACGCATACCACGAAGTGGACACTTACTGTTCCCCAACCAAACAATACCAACTACTCAAAACTATTATCATCTTCCAGGAACAGGCCACCGCCGCCTTGGAACGTGGAGCATCAGCAGCTGATCTAACTGATCTACCAGTCAAAGAAGAAATCGGAAGGATGAAGTTCATCCCAGAAGATGAATTTGACACACAGATCAAAGATATCCAGGATAAAATAGTTAAACAGACGAGTGAGGTGTGAAAATGAACGCCAATATCAAAACCAGAGAATATACCACAGTCAGAGAAGTGGCTGGTCCCCTCATGATTGTTGAAGGTGTTGAAGGTGTTGCCTACAATGAAATAGTGGACATAGAAACACCAAACGGTGACATGAGAAGAGGACAGGTTCTGGAAGTTAAAAGAGATGTTGCTGTAGTTCAGGTTTTCGAAGGAACCGACGACCTCAACACATCCACCACCAAAGTACGATTCACCGGAGAAACCGCTCGTATAGGAGTTTCACCGGACATGCTCGGACGAATATTCGGTGGTACTGGAAACCCCATTGATGGCGGACCAGAAATCATTCCTGAAAAGGAACTGGACATCAACGGAAGCCCTATGAACCCATCTGCCAGGGAGTTCCCCGCAGAATTCATCCAGACTGGTATATCCACCATCGACGGAATGAACACCCTGGTACGTGGACAGAAACTGCCAATCTTTTCTGGATCCGGTTTACCTCACAACGAGCTAGCCGCCCAGATCGCAAGACAGGCCAAGGTGTTAGCTGAAGAATCAGAGTTTGCAGTTATATTCGCAGCAATGGGTATCACCCACGAAGAAGCAAACTACTTCATGCGTGATTTCGAGAGAACCGGAGCCTTAGAACGTGTGACTGTGTTCATGAACCTGGCTGAC from Methanobacterium sp. encodes:
- a CDS encoding V-type proton ATPase subunit E → MSAGTDKIVSSIMSDAQIKAESILAEAEKENESILSEGEAQATAEKEKILENAEKQAKMRYQQIISEAKMNSRRMELEAREEVIEEAFKKAEEKLKEIASSDAAEYKASLEKVIKEAGAEIGGGDLLVFVKESDVAKIKGNLPTIEKSISNQTGNPTKLEMGTNINTIGGAILKTKNGDIEVNNTIEARMLRFKKSLRSEVAGILFK
- a CDS encoding V-type ATP synthase subunit I; the protein is MFKPARMKKLRIITLDKYADSAVSSLHEEALVQIEDISERIQQDAEWRQILKPSSASPFTGKISSLLMKTSGTVDFLKSMAKKEKGILPLVKGFINPPPILKVEVEALDVEELIQKAEKILGKVESQTKPKEEKINQLDSRKTELDNALKVAGSLSNFDVDLGLLEESNYVSFIAGKISSGYYDDFIGSLKDLTDEIIVFDQESELKGFKILVIVTVKKHTEEVLSQLRKMEFERFEFSGLSGKPGDIIQKSESELESIALEKESVLNDLADISAEWFEKLRALKEELEIEKQRNEVFSSFGETEKTVLFEGWVPEKKLKKTLLTIDTSTEGHSIVDVADPDVEKDEIPVQLDNPKFAKPYEMFVHMYSPPNYREIDPTILMAIVFPFFFGFCLTESGYGIVDALVGYIIFRGLGRNSKTMANLGLIMVACGVWAVILGLVTNSFIGDFIPRFIWGDPTMAIPTTIPSINSFAHPENILIVALAVGIIHLNLGLAIGAYNNIVRGDTKEALGAQIVWFILEAGIVLLALGYLLFGGGILMYAGIGVLVLSLIMLVYFNGLFGIMDLSGFLGNVLSYARLLALALSTGGIAMTVNILAGICGEMIPLIGIIIAPIVFIGGQIANLSFQTLGAFINALRLHYVEFFAQFYIGGSQKFKAFRAKRKFTNIGGK
- a CDS encoding V-type ATP synthase subunit H, which produces MTTMSEAITTIKKAESDANKLIEDTEAKSSEMVQEAKSKSKETIEKAKEAANSDAEKITFEAETNAKKEAYQINNQTTEKVEITKTKATGMVDEAAEVIVKSIL
- a CDS encoding ATP synthase subunit A; translation: MTLEGKIIKIAGPVITADGMRGTQMHEMVKVGEDKLIGEIIELEGDTATIQVYEETAGMKPGEVVESTGGPLSVELGPGIIGSIFDGIQRPLETIKLAVGDYIERGVDVPSLPKDKKWTFKPIATAGSEVKGGDILGEVQETSAVVQKIMVPPRVSGTLKSIVGEGQYTVIDDIAEVETPKGPVKVQMMQKWPVRVGRPYKDKLDPDIPLVTGQRAQDTFFPVAKGGTAAIPGPFGSGKTVTQQQLAKWADADIIVYVGCGERGNEMTEVLKEFPELEDPKTGKPLMDRTVLIANTSNMPVAAREACVYTGITIAEYFRDQGYDVALMADSTSRWAEAMREISGRLEEMPGEEGYPAYLASRLAQFYERAGRVNTVGTESKVASVSVVGAVSPPGGDLSEPVTQNTLRICKVFWALDASLADKRHFPSIDWLQSYSLYVDSVEDWWETTVGADWRATRDEAMALLQKESELQEIVQLVGPDALPDRERITLESTRMIREDFLQQNAYHEVDTYCSPTKQYQLLKTIIIFQEQATAALERGASAADLTDLPVKEEIGRMKFIPEDEFDTQIKDIQDKIVKQTSEV
- a CDS encoding V-type ATP synthase subunit C; its protein translation is MAEDITSLVTGLGFPSIESFLAAVILVLAIFGAIVVIATIRPVLSMFPYTYPNARVRARIGRIFNEKQFQEIIEAANIEEVKNYLRGFPDYAKYIDQYPLEKALDTQLAENYDLVARITPENSRDAFKFLLKKWDIKNIKSIIIAKEAGLSHEETLDLVVPFGDLADKLDTLIDADNVNEVLSALEGTEYTPILEDAIPTYQETGMILPLEASLDKYLLENLLRSVTTPEDDNTSYLKTYVGNIVDGTNLKIILRAKVDGLKFEDIEPYMISDGYQIREWKLKDLMEAEDVAGVVSGLEGTDYAPILAEAMATYNETGSIDAFESALDNNVTETAKKISLKNQFGIGPMIGFLSRKEKEIKNLKIIVRGKREEGFTPAMIKEMLV
- a CDS encoding V-type ATP synthase subunit F, which encodes MSSKIAVMADPDTVTGFMLGGIKDGFPVSNMDEAGDKLKELTKEYSIIITTEEIGDNFREMIDKISSESALPMIIEIPDKKGSVDRESDPIRELIKRVIGVEMVE
- a CDS encoding ATP synthase subunit K (produces ATP from ADP in the presence of a proton gradient across the membrane; the K subunit is a nonenzymatic component which binds the dimeric form by interacting with the G and E subunits), whose product is MVEVALGTALAAIGAGLAVGFAGLGSGLGQGIAAAGSVGAVAEDEDMFARGIIFTALPETQAIYGFLIAILLMVFTIMANKALPASLGLVAIGAGAAIGFAGLGSGMGQGITASSAVGAVVENEDMFARGIIFTALPETQAIYGFLIAILLMVFGGILAG